The following are encoded together in the Ictalurus punctatus breed USDA103 chromosome 1, Coco_2.0, whole genome shotgun sequence genome:
- the ctnnb1 gene encoding catenin beta-1 isoform X4, whose product MATQSDLMELDMAMEPDRKAAVSNWQQQSYLDSGIHSGATTTAPSLSGKGNPDDEDVDNQVLYEWEQGFNQNFSQDQVADIDGQYAMTRAQRVRAAMFPETLDEGMQIPSTQFDSATPTNVQRLAEPSQMLKHAVVNLINYQDDAELATRAIPELTKLLNDEDQVVVNKAAVMVHQLSKKEASRHAIMRSPQMVSAIVRTMQNTSDVETARCTAGTLHNLSHHREGLLAIFKSGGIPALVKMLGSPVDSVLFYAITTLHNLLLHQEGAKMAVRLAGGLQKMVALLNKTNVKFLAITTDCLQILAYGNQESKLIILASGGPQALVNIMRTYTYEKLLWTTSRVLKVLSVCSSNKPAIVEAGGMQALGLHLTDPSQRLVQNCLWTLRNLSDAATKQEGMEGLLGTLVQLLGSDDINVVTCAAGILSNLTCNNYKNKMMVCQVGGIEALVRTVLRAGDREDITEPAICALRHLTSRHQDAEMAQNAVRLHYGLPVVVKLLHPPSHWPLIKATVGLIRNLALCPANHAPLREQGAIPRLVQLLVRAHQDTQRRTSMGGTQQQFVEGVRMEEIVEGCTGALHILARDIHNRIVIRGLNTIPLFVQLLYSPIENIQRVAAGVLCELAQDKEAAEAIEAEGATAPLTELLHSRNEGVATYAAAVLFRMSEDKPQDYKKRLSVELTSSLFRTEPMTWNETGDLGLDIAQGEPLGYRPDDPSYRSYHPGGYGQDAMGMDPMMEHDMGGHHPGTDYPVDGLPDLGHTQDLMDGLPPGDSNQLAWFDTDL is encoded by the exons ATGGCAACCcagt CTGATCTGATGGAGCTGGACATGGCCATGGAGCCAGACCGTAAAGCTGCAGTTAGTAACTGGCAGCAGCAGTCCTACCTGGACTCAGGTATCCACTCTGGTGCAACCACCACTGCTCCCTCCCTCAGTGGTAAAGGCAATCCAGATGATGAGGATGTGGACAACCAGGTGCTGTATGAGTGGGAGCAAGGGTTCAACCAGAACTTCAGTCAAGACCAAGTGGCAG ACATTGATGGCCAGTATGCCATGACCAGAGCCCAGAGAGTGAGGGCGGCCATGTTTCCAGAAACACTCGATGAAGGCATGCAGATTCCTTCCACACAGTTTGACAGTGCAACTCCTACCAATGTGCAGCGCCTGGCTGAACCCTCACAGATGCTCAAGCATGCTGTGGTCAATCTCATCAACTATCAGGATGATGCAGAACTGGCTACACGTGCCATCCCAGAACTCACAAAGCTCCTAAACGATGAGGATCAG GTTGTGGTAAATAAGGCAGCAGTCATGGTGCATCAGCTTTCCAAGAAAGAGGCTTCACGCCATGCCATCATGCGCTCTCCTCAGATGGTGTCGGCCATCGTGAGGACCATGCAGAACACCAGTGATGTGGAGACAGCCCGATGCACAGCCGGAACCCTTCACAATCTCTCCCACCATAGAGAGGGGCTGCTTGCTATATTCAAATCAGGGGGCATCCCAGCTCTCGTCAAAATGCTAGG CTCTCCAGTGGACTCTGTACTATTCTATGCCATCACAACTCTCCACAACCTGCTGCTGCACCAGGAGGGAGCCAAAATGGCTGTGCGCCTGGCTGGAGGCTTACAGAAGATGGTGGCATTGTTGAACAAAACCAATGTAAAATTCCTTGCCATCACAACAGACTGCCTTCAGATCTTGGCTTATGGCAATCAAGAAAGCAAA CTCATCATCCTGGCCAGCGGAGGCCCCCAGGCTTTGGTCAACATCATGAGGACATATACATATGAGAAGTTGCTGTGGACCACTAGCCGTGTGCTAAAAGTGCTGTCTGTATGTTCCAGTAACAAACCTGCTATTGTTGAGGCCG GTGGTATGCAGGCACTGGGTCTCCACCTTACAGATCCCAGCCAGCGACTGGTTCAGAACTGTTTATGGACTCTCAGGAACCTGTCAGATGCTGCCACCAAACAG GAGGGCATGGAGGGCCTGTTGGGCACTCTGGTGCAGCTTTTAGGTTCTGATGACATCAATGTGGTAACCTGTGCTGCTGGCATACTGTCCAACCTTACCTGTAACAACTACAAGAACAAAATGATGGTGTGCCAGGTGGGTGGCATCGAGGCACTTGTGCGTACAGTCCTGCGTGCTGGAGACCGGGAGGATATTACTGAGCCTGCTATCTGTGCGCTTCGCCACCTCACCTCCAGACACCAGGATGCTGAAATGGCCCAAAATGCAGTACGGCTACACTATGGGCTGCCAGTGGTGGTTAAACTCCTCCACCCCCCTTCACATTGGCCTCTTATAAAG GCTACAGTTGGTCTGATCCGTAATCTGGCTCTGTGCCCTGCCAACCATGCACCTCTTAGAGAACAAGGTGCCATCCCTCGATTGGTCCAACTGCTCGTCCGAGCTCACCAAGATACTCAGAGACGCACTTCCATGGGAGGCACACAACAACAGTTTGTG GAGGGTGTTCGTATGGAGGAGATTGTAGAAGGCTGCACCGGAGCACTGCACATTCTTGCAAGAGATATTCATAACAGGATTGTCATCAGAGGACTCAACACCATTCCACTCTTTGTCCAG CTGCTGTACTCCCCCATTGAGAACATCCAGCGTGTAGCTGCAGGTGTCTTGTGCGAGTTAGCCCAGGATAAGGAGGCAGCTGAGGCCATTGAGGCAGAGGGAGCGACTGCACCACTCACAGAGCTGCTTCACTCTCGAAATGAAGGAGTTG CCACGTATGCTGCAGCAGTGCTGTTCCGCATGTCAGAGGATAAACCCCAGGACTATAAGAAGAGACTGTCTGTGGAGCTCACCAGCTCCCTGTTCAGGACTGAGCCCATGACCTGGAACGAG ACTGGAGACCTGGGTCTGGATATTGCACAAGGAGAGCCTCTTGGCTACAGACCGGATG ACCCCAGCTACCGCTCCTACCACCCTGGAGGGTATGGGCAAGATGCCATGGGCATGGACCCCATGATGGAGCATGATATGGGTGGGCACCACCCTGGCACAGACTACCCTGTGGATGGCCTGCCTGACCTTGGACACACCCAGGACTTGATGGATGGCCTTCCCCCAGGCGATAGCAATCAGCTTGCTTGGTTTGATACTGATCTGTAA